In Phocoena phocoena chromosome 3, mPhoPho1.1, whole genome shotgun sequence, a single window of DNA contains:
- the MIDN gene encoding midnolin isoform X1, with protein MEPQPGGARSCRRGAPGGACELGPAAETAPMSLAIHSTTGTRYELSVPPDETVEGLRKRLSQRLKVPKERLALLHKDTRLSSGKLQEFGVGDGSKLTLVPTVEAGLMSQASRPEQSVMQALESLTETQPPAAPSPGRAGGGSFRKYRFILFKHPWHRQGPQSPERGGERPQVSDFLSGRSPLTLALRVGDHMMFVQLQLAAQHAPLQHRHVLAAAAAAARGDPSVTTTPVSSPCRPVSSATRVPPVPTGPAPTSSPVTAGSFRSHSASATCPEQMDCSPPTSTGASPTSPAGGSPTSRSRKPGAVIESFVNHAPGVFSGTFSGTLHPNCQDSSGRPRRDIGTILQILNDLLSATRHYQGMPPSLTQLRCHAQCAPDLAPKTTSCEKLAAAAPASLSQARLCKPPGDRLRQTENRATRCKVERLQLLLQQKRLRRKARRDARGPYHWPPSRKAGRSDSTGGGGGGGPSEAAGLGLDFEDAVWKPEVNPDIKSEFVVA; from the exons ATGGAGCCGCAGCCCGGCGGCGCCCGGAGCTGCCGGCGCGGTGCCCCCGGCGGTGCCTGCGAGCTGGGCCCGGCGGCCGAGACGGCGCCCATGAGCCTGGCCATCCACAGCACGACGGGCACCCGCTACGAGTTGTCGGTGCCCCCCGACGAGACGGTGGAGGGGCTGCGCAAGAGGCTGTCCCAACGCCTCAAAGTGCCCAAGGAGCGCCTGGCGCTGCTCCACAAAGACAC CCGGCTCAGTTCGGGGAAGCTGCAGGAGTTCGGCGTGGGGGATGGCAGCAAGCTGACGCTCGTGCCCACCGTGGAGGCGGGCCTCATG TCTCAGGCCTCCAGGCCAGAACAGTCTGTGATGCAGGCCCTCGAGAGCTTGACTGAGACCCAG cccccagcgGCGCCCAGCCCGGGCCGGGCTGGCGGAGGCAGCTTCCGGAAATACCgattcattttatttaagcaTCCGTGGCACCGACAGGGACCCCAGAGCCCAGAGAGGGGCGGCGAGaggccccag GTCAGTGACTTCTTGTCGGGCCGCTCGCCGCTGACCCTGGCGCTGCGCGTGGGTGACCATATGATGTTCGTCCAGCTGCAGCTCGCAGCCCAGCACGCCCCACTGCAGCACCGCCACGTGCTGGCtgccgccgctgctgccgcccGTGGAGACCCCAGCGTGACCACCACCCCTGTGTCCTCTCCCTGCCGGCCAGTGTCCAGTGCCACCCGCGTCCCCCCAGTGCCCACCGGCCCTGCGCCCACGTCCTCCCCTGTCACGGCCGGCTCCTTCCGCTCCCACTCGGCCTCTGCCACCTGCCCCGAG CAGATGGACTGCTCTCCCCCCACCAGCACCGGTGCCAGCCCCACGTCCCCCGCCGGGGGCAGCCCCACGTCCCGCTCCCGCAAGCCTGGCGCAGTCATCGAGAGCTTCGTGAACCACGCCCCGGGGGTCTTCTCAGGGACCTTCTCTG GTACGCTGCACCCCAACTGCCAGGACAGCAGCGGGCGGCCGAGGCGGGACATCGGCACCATCCTGCAGATCCTCAACGACCTCCTGAGTGCCACGCGGCACTACCAGGGCATGCCCCCATCGCTGACCCAGCTGCGGTGCCACGCTCAGTGTGCCCCGGACCTCGCCCCCAAAACTACCTCCTGCGAGAAGCTGGCGGCCGCGGCCCCGGCCTCCCTGAGCCAGGCCCGCCTGTGCAAGCCCCCGG GGGACCGGCTGCGGCAGACAGAAAACCGAGCCACCCGCTGTAAGGTGGAGCGCCTGCAGCTGCTGCTCCAGCAGAAACGGCTCCGCAGAAAGGCCCGGCGCGACGCCCGGGGCCCCTACCACTGGCCGCCCAGCCGCAAGGCCGGCCGCAGCGATAGCACCGGCGGCGGGGGAGGCGGTGGCCCCAGTGAGGCAGCTGGCTTGGGCCTTGACTTCGAGGACGCCGTCTGGAAGCCAGAAGTGAACCCCGACATCAAGTCAGAGTTCGTGGTGGCCTAG
- the MIDN gene encoding midnolin isoform X2, which translates to MEPQPGGARSCRRGAPGGACELGPAAETAPMSLAIHSTTGTRYELSVPPDETVEGLRKRLSQRLKVPKERLALLHKDTRLSSGKLQEFGVGDGSKLTLVPTVEAGLMSQASRPEQSVMQALESLTETQVSDFLSGRSPLTLALRVGDHMMFVQLQLAAQHAPLQHRHVLAAAAAAARGDPSVTTTPVSSPCRPVSSATRVPPVPTGPAPTSSPVTAGSFRSHSASATCPEQMDCSPPTSTGASPTSPAGGSPTSRSRKPGAVIESFVNHAPGVFSGTFSGTLHPNCQDSSGRPRRDIGTILQILNDLLSATRHYQGMPPSLTQLRCHAQCAPDLAPKTTSCEKLAAAAPASLSQARLCKPPGDRLRQTENRATRCKVERLQLLLQQKRLRRKARRDARGPYHWPPSRKAGRSDSTGGGGGGGPSEAAGLGLDFEDAVWKPEVNPDIKSEFVVA; encoded by the exons ATGGAGCCGCAGCCCGGCGGCGCCCGGAGCTGCCGGCGCGGTGCCCCCGGCGGTGCCTGCGAGCTGGGCCCGGCGGCCGAGACGGCGCCCATGAGCCTGGCCATCCACAGCACGACGGGCACCCGCTACGAGTTGTCGGTGCCCCCCGACGAGACGGTGGAGGGGCTGCGCAAGAGGCTGTCCCAACGCCTCAAAGTGCCCAAGGAGCGCCTGGCGCTGCTCCACAAAGACAC CCGGCTCAGTTCGGGGAAGCTGCAGGAGTTCGGCGTGGGGGATGGCAGCAAGCTGACGCTCGTGCCCACCGTGGAGGCGGGCCTCATG TCTCAGGCCTCCAGGCCAGAACAGTCTGTGATGCAGGCCCTCGAGAGCTTGACTGAGACCCAG GTCAGTGACTTCTTGTCGGGCCGCTCGCCGCTGACCCTGGCGCTGCGCGTGGGTGACCATATGATGTTCGTCCAGCTGCAGCTCGCAGCCCAGCACGCCCCACTGCAGCACCGCCACGTGCTGGCtgccgccgctgctgccgcccGTGGAGACCCCAGCGTGACCACCACCCCTGTGTCCTCTCCCTGCCGGCCAGTGTCCAGTGCCACCCGCGTCCCCCCAGTGCCCACCGGCCCTGCGCCCACGTCCTCCCCTGTCACGGCCGGCTCCTTCCGCTCCCACTCGGCCTCTGCCACCTGCCCCGAG CAGATGGACTGCTCTCCCCCCACCAGCACCGGTGCCAGCCCCACGTCCCCCGCCGGGGGCAGCCCCACGTCCCGCTCCCGCAAGCCTGGCGCAGTCATCGAGAGCTTCGTGAACCACGCCCCGGGGGTCTTCTCAGGGACCTTCTCTG GTACGCTGCACCCCAACTGCCAGGACAGCAGCGGGCGGCCGAGGCGGGACATCGGCACCATCCTGCAGATCCTCAACGACCTCCTGAGTGCCACGCGGCACTACCAGGGCATGCCCCCATCGCTGACCCAGCTGCGGTGCCACGCTCAGTGTGCCCCGGACCTCGCCCCCAAAACTACCTCCTGCGAGAAGCTGGCGGCCGCGGCCCCGGCCTCCCTGAGCCAGGCCCGCCTGTGCAAGCCCCCGG GGGACCGGCTGCGGCAGACAGAAAACCGAGCCACCCGCTGTAAGGTGGAGCGCCTGCAGCTGCTGCTCCAGCAGAAACGGCTCCGCAGAAAGGCCCGGCGCGACGCCCGGGGCCCCTACCACTGGCCGCCCAGCCGCAAGGCCGGCCGCAGCGATAGCACCGGCGGCGGGGGAGGCGGTGGCCCCAGTGAGGCAGCTGGCTTGGGCCTTGACTTCGAGGACGCCGTCTGGAAGCCAGAAGTGAACCCCGACATCAAGTCAGAGTTCGTGGTGGCCTAG
- the MIDN gene encoding midnolin isoform X3, with protein MEPQPGGARSCRRGAPGGACELGPAAETAPMSLAIHSTTGTRYELSVPPDETVEGLRKRLSQRLKVPKERLALLHKDTRLSSGKLQEFGVGDGSKLTLVPTVEAGLMSQASRPEQSVMQALESLTETQVSDFLSGRSPLTLALRVGDHMMFVQLQLAAQHAPLQHRHVLAAAAAAARGDPSVTTTPVSSPCRPVSSATRVPPVPTGPAPTSSPVTAGSFRSHSASATCPEMDCSPPTSTGASPTSPAGGSPTSRSRKPGAVIESFVNHAPGVFSGTFSGTLHPNCQDSSGRPRRDIGTILQILNDLLSATRHYQGMPPSLTQLRCHAQCAPDLAPKTTSCEKLAAAAPASLSQARLCKPPGDRLRQTENRATRCKVERLQLLLQQKRLRRKARRDARGPYHWPPSRKAGRSDSTGGGGGGGPSEAAGLGLDFEDAVWKPEVNPDIKSEFVVA; from the exons ATGGAGCCGCAGCCCGGCGGCGCCCGGAGCTGCCGGCGCGGTGCCCCCGGCGGTGCCTGCGAGCTGGGCCCGGCGGCCGAGACGGCGCCCATGAGCCTGGCCATCCACAGCACGACGGGCACCCGCTACGAGTTGTCGGTGCCCCCCGACGAGACGGTGGAGGGGCTGCGCAAGAGGCTGTCCCAACGCCTCAAAGTGCCCAAGGAGCGCCTGGCGCTGCTCCACAAAGACAC CCGGCTCAGTTCGGGGAAGCTGCAGGAGTTCGGCGTGGGGGATGGCAGCAAGCTGACGCTCGTGCCCACCGTGGAGGCGGGCCTCATG TCTCAGGCCTCCAGGCCAGAACAGTCTGTGATGCAGGCCCTCGAGAGCTTGACTGAGACCCAG GTCAGTGACTTCTTGTCGGGCCGCTCGCCGCTGACCCTGGCGCTGCGCGTGGGTGACCATATGATGTTCGTCCAGCTGCAGCTCGCAGCCCAGCACGCCCCACTGCAGCACCGCCACGTGCTGGCtgccgccgctgctgccgcccGTGGAGACCCCAGCGTGACCACCACCCCTGTGTCCTCTCCCTGCCGGCCAGTGTCCAGTGCCACCCGCGTCCCCCCAGTGCCCACCGGCCCTGCGCCCACGTCCTCCCCTGTCACGGCCGGCTCCTTCCGCTCCCACTCGGCCTCTGCCACCTGCCCCGAG ATGGACTGCTCTCCCCCCACCAGCACCGGTGCCAGCCCCACGTCCCCCGCCGGGGGCAGCCCCACGTCCCGCTCCCGCAAGCCTGGCGCAGTCATCGAGAGCTTCGTGAACCACGCCCCGGGGGTCTTCTCAGGGACCTTCTCTG GTACGCTGCACCCCAACTGCCAGGACAGCAGCGGGCGGCCGAGGCGGGACATCGGCACCATCCTGCAGATCCTCAACGACCTCCTGAGTGCCACGCGGCACTACCAGGGCATGCCCCCATCGCTGACCCAGCTGCGGTGCCACGCTCAGTGTGCCCCGGACCTCGCCCCCAAAACTACCTCCTGCGAGAAGCTGGCGGCCGCGGCCCCGGCCTCCCTGAGCCAGGCCCGCCTGTGCAAGCCCCCGG GGGACCGGCTGCGGCAGACAGAAAACCGAGCCACCCGCTGTAAGGTGGAGCGCCTGCAGCTGCTGCTCCAGCAGAAACGGCTCCGCAGAAAGGCCCGGCGCGACGCCCGGGGCCCCTACCACTGGCCGCCCAGCCGCAAGGCCGGCCGCAGCGATAGCACCGGCGGCGGGGGAGGCGGTGGCCCCAGTGAGGCAGCTGGCTTGGGCCTTGACTTCGAGGACGCCGTCTGGAAGCCAGAAGTGAACCCCGACATCAAGTCAGAGTTCGTGGTGGCCTAG
- the ATP5F1D gene encoding ATP synthase subunit delta, mitochondrial, with product MLPAALLRRPGLGRLVRQARAYAEAAAAPAPAAGPGQMSFTFASPTQVFFNGVNVRQVDVPTQTGAFGILAAHVPTLQVLRPGLVVVHAEDGTISKYFVSSGSVTVNADSSVQLLAEEAVTLDMLDLGVAKANLEKAQSELLGATDEAMRAEIQIRIEANEALVKALE from the exons ATGCTGCCCGCTGCGCTCCTCCGCCGCCCAGGCCTGGGCCGCCTCGTGCGCCAGGCCCGCGCCTACGCCGAGGCCGCCGCCGCCCCGGCCCCCGCCGCGGGCCCGGGACAGATGTCTTTCACCTTCGCCTCACCCACGCAG GTGTTCTTCAACGGCGTCAACGTTCGACAGGTGGACGTGCCCACGCAGACCGGAGCGTTTGGCATCTTGGCAGCCCACGTACCCACGCTGCAGGTCCTGCGACCAGGGCTGGTTGTGGTCCACGCTGAGGACGGCACCATCTCCAAATACTTTG tGAGCAGTGGCTCGGTCACGGTGAACGCTGACTCTTCGGTGCAGTTACTGGCTGAGGAAGCTGTCACACTGGACATGTTGGATCTGGGG GTGGCCAAGGCGAACCTGGAGAAGGCGCAGTCGGAGCTGTTGGGGGCCACGGACGAGGCCATGAGGGCCGAGATCCAAATCCGCATCGAGGCCAACGAGGCCTTGGTGAAGGCCCTGGAGTAG